A window of the Leucothrix mucor DSM 2157 genome harbors these coding sequences:
- a CDS encoding SCP2 sterol-binding domain-containing protein — translation MSNVSEIFKKMGESFDADAASGVEEVFQFDIDDEMWHAVIDDGTCVIVEAEHDDPSVTLTMDAETLAEVMNGETDGMQAFMAGRIKATGNMMLATQLATIFPVA, via the coding sequence ATGAGTAATGTAAGCGAAATTTTCAAGAAAATGGGCGAGAGCTTTGATGCGGATGCAGCATCTGGCGTTGAAGAGGTCTTTCAATTCGATATCGATGATGAGATGTGGCATGCAGTGATTGATGATGGCACTTGCGTCATCGTTGAAGCTGAGCACGATGACCCGAGTGTAACGCTGACCATGGATGCTGAGACCTTGGCTGAAGTGATGAATGGCGAGACTGATGGCATGCAGGCATTCATGGCGGGTCGTATCAAAGCGACTGGCAACATGATGTTGGCAACCCAACTGGCGACGATCTTCCCAGTTGCTTAA
- a CDS encoding acyl-CoA dehydrogenase C-terminal domain-containing protein codes for MPEYKAPQREMKFVLNEVLNIEEHYQRLPGCEEATADVVDAILEEGAKFSERVLSPLNQIGDSQGCKFEDGVVTTPDGFKEAYQQFVEAGWPSLPHKPEFGGQGLPESLGIVINEMIGTANWSWSMYPGLSHGAMATIEEHGTEEQKGTYLTKLISGEWTGTMCLTESHCGTDLGMMRTRAEPQDDGSYNLTGTKIFISAGEHDMAENIVHIVLARLPDAPAGTKGISLFIVPKFVPDADGNVADRNGVSCGSIEHKMGIHGNATCVINFDGAKGFLIGPPNRGLNCMFTFMNAARIGTAIQGLVHAEAGFQGSLAYAKDRLQMRALTGPKNPDGPADPIIVHPEVRKMLLTQKAIAEGGRAMCYYTAMLIDTTSKSQDASEREDADQLLALLTPIAKAFLTELGFECANHGMQIFGGHGYIAEWGMEQNVRDSRISMLYEGTTQIQALDLLGRKVLMTQGASLRKFTKIIHKFCKEESGNKALKPFVKQLSEMNKEWGDLTLKIGMKAMKNRDEVGAASVDYLMYSGYVTMAYLWLRMAKVAQEKLDSGADDADFYKAKMITTRFYFERILPRTRGLVETMLSGADNLMAMDEALFSVE; via the coding sequence ATGCCAGAATATAAAGCCCCCCAGCGTGAAATGAAGTTTGTGCTTAATGAAGTTCTCAACATTGAGGAGCACTATCAGCGTCTGCCGGGTTGTGAAGAGGCAACTGCAGATGTGGTTGATGCGATCCTGGAAGAAGGCGCAAAGTTTTCAGAGCGTGTTTTATCGCCACTGAATCAGATTGGTGATAGTCAAGGCTGTAAGTTTGAAGATGGTGTTGTAACAACGCCAGATGGATTTAAAGAAGCGTACCAGCAGTTTGTTGAAGCAGGCTGGCCATCGCTGCCACATAAGCCTGAGTTTGGTGGACAAGGTCTGCCAGAGTCATTAGGCATTGTGATCAATGAAATGATTGGTACTGCCAACTGGTCTTGGAGTATGTATCCGGGCCTAAGCCATGGTGCAATGGCGACGATTGAAGAGCATGGTACTGAAGAACAAAAAGGTACTTACCTGACCAAGCTGATCAGCGGCGAGTGGACAGGCACGATGTGCCTGACCGAATCTCACTGCGGTACTGACTTGGGTATGATGCGGACTCGTGCAGAGCCTCAGGACGATGGTAGCTACAACCTGACCGGTACCAAGATCTTTATCTCGGCGGGTGAGCACGATATGGCTGAGAACATCGTGCACATCGTATTAGCACGTCTGCCAGATGCCCCAGCGGGTACTAAAGGTATCTCTCTGTTTATCGTACCGAAGTTTGTACCCGATGCTGATGGCAATGTTGCCGATCGCAATGGTGTGAGTTGTGGATCGATTGAGCACAAGATGGGTATTCACGGTAATGCGACGTGCGTAATCAACTTTGACGGCGCAAAAGGCTTCCTGATTGGCCCACCAAACCGTGGTCTGAACTGCATGTTCACCTTTATGAATGCGGCGCGTATTGGTACGGCGATTCAAGGTCTGGTCCATGCTGAAGCGGGTTTCCAAGGTTCATTAGCTTATGCTAAAGACCGTTTGCAGATGCGTGCTCTGACTGGCCCTAAGAATCCGGACGGCCCAGCTGATCCAATCATCGTTCACCCTGAAGTTCGCAAGATGTTGTTAACGCAGAAGGCGATTGCTGAAGGTGGCCGCGCAATGTGTTACTACACGGCGATGTTGATTGATACGACGAGCAAATCTCAGGATGCGTCTGAGCGTGAAGATGCAGACCAGTTACTGGCCTTGTTGACGCCGATTGCTAAAGCATTCCTGACTGAGCTTGGCTTTGAATGTGCTAACCACGGTATGCAGATCTTTGGTGGTCATGGTTATATCGCTGAATGGGGCATGGAGCAAAACGTGCGTGATAGCCGTATTTCTATGTTGTACGAAGGGACTACACAGATTCAGGCACTGGATTTATTAGGTCGTAAAGTCCTGATGACTCAAGGCGCGTCACTGCGCAAGTTCACTAAGATTATCCACAAATTCTGTAAAGAAGAGTCTGGTAATAAAGCACTCAAGCCTTTCGTCAAGCAGTTGTCTGAGATGAATAAGGAATGGGGCGACCTGACGCTGAAAATCGGTATGAAAGCGATGAAGAATCGCGACGAAGTCGGTGCAGCATCGGTTGATTACCTGATGTATTCCGGTTATGTAACAATGGCTTATTTGTGGCTTCGTATGGCGAAAGTGGCACAAGAGAAGCTGGACAGCGGTGCAGATGACGCTGACTTCTACAAAGCTAAAATGATAACGACGCGTTTCTACTTTGAGCGCATACTGCCTCGTACACGTGGTTTAGTTGAAACCATGTTATCCGGCGCAGACAACTTGATGGCAATGGACGAAGCACTGTTCAGCGTTGAGTAA
- a CDS encoding NADPH-dependent 2,4-dienoyl-CoA reductase: MSTSYPHLLEPLDLGFTTLKNRVLMGSMHLGLEEMPSGFERMAAFYAERARGGVSLIVTGGIGPNPEGAVHAHAATLDSEEKVPSHQIITEAVHEAGGKICMQILHTGRYAYNVKLVAPSAIQAPINMFKPHALTDDEIEGQIQAFVNCAVLAQKAGYDGVEIMASEGYLLNQFIVKHTNHRDDEWGGAYENRIRLPIEIVRRVREQTGTDFIIIFRLSMLDLIEDGSSTEEIVALGQAVEKAGATLINTGIGWHEARIPTIATKVPRAAFTWASARVRQALSIPVITSNRINSPEVAETVLARGDADMVSMARPFLADAEFVVKAEQGRADEINTCIACNQACLDHVFAGKLTSCLVNPRACHETEINYLPTEAPLRIAVIGAGPAGLAFASVAAERGHQVTLYDAGSEIGGQFNLAKRIPGKEEFNETLRYFGKQLELHNIEVILNQRVTAQMLHEAEYDQVVVATGITPRELDIPGIDDPKVLSYIDVLKGAPVGKRVAIIGAGGIGFDVAEFLTHEGDHSSLSIPEFMAKWGVDMSGEARGGVKNIQAKEAPSTREVYLLQRKKSKVGKNLGKTTGWIHRAGLQKKGVKMFSACDYQMINKEGLSLTIAGEATSLVVDNVIVCAGQLSQRSLADELIDLAPDLTVHVIGGADVASELDAKRAINQACRLAAEC, from the coding sequence ATGTCAACTTCCTATCCTCACTTACTAGAGCCTCTCGATTTAGGCTTTACGACCCTTAAAAACCGCGTTCTGATGGGCTCTATGCACTTAGGGCTAGAAGAAATGCCGAGTGGTTTTGAGCGCATGGCCGCGTTCTATGCAGAGCGTGCGCGTGGTGGCGTATCACTGATTGTTACCGGCGGTATCGGCCCAAACCCTGAAGGTGCAGTGCATGCGCATGCGGCAACTTTGGACTCTGAAGAGAAAGTGCCAAGCCACCAAATCATTACTGAGGCAGTACATGAAGCCGGCGGAAAAATCTGTATGCAGATTCTGCACACCGGTCGCTATGCTTATAACGTGAAATTGGTTGCGCCTTCTGCGATTCAAGCACCAATTAATATGTTCAAACCGCATGCGCTGACTGATGATGAAATCGAAGGGCAAATTCAGGCTTTCGTGAATTGCGCGGTCTTAGCTCAAAAAGCAGGTTACGACGGTGTGGAGATCATGGCATCTGAAGGTTATTTGCTGAATCAGTTTATCGTTAAGCACACCAATCACCGTGATGATGAGTGGGGTGGTGCGTATGAAAACCGCATTCGTTTGCCGATTGAAATTGTGCGCAGGGTGCGTGAACAAACCGGCACTGACTTCATTATCATTTTCCGCCTGTCGATGCTGGATTTGATTGAGGATGGAAGTAGTACCGAAGAAATCGTCGCCTTAGGCCAAGCCGTAGAAAAGGCCGGTGCTACCTTAATTAATACCGGTATTGGCTGGCATGAAGCACGCATTCCGACGATTGCAACCAAAGTACCGCGCGCTGCCTTTACTTGGGCATCAGCTCGGGTCCGTCAGGCTTTGTCGATTCCTGTCATTACCTCTAACCGGATTAATAGCCCTGAGGTTGCTGAAACTGTATTAGCCCGTGGCGATGCCGATATGGTTTCCATGGCGCGTCCATTTTTGGCCGATGCTGAGTTTGTGGTTAAAGCAGAACAGGGCCGTGCGGATGAAATTAATACCTGCATCGCCTGTAACCAAGCCTGTCTGGATCATGTGTTCGCGGGAAAACTCACTAGCTGCTTGGTGAACCCACGGGCTTGTCACGAAACAGAGATTAATTACTTGCCAACTGAAGCGCCGCTGCGTATTGCGGTTATCGGTGCAGGTCCTGCCGGCTTAGCCTTTGCTAGTGTGGCAGCCGAGCGTGGCCATCAAGTAACTTTGTATGATGCCGGTTCAGAAATCGGTGGGCAGTTTAATCTGGCCAAGCGCATTCCGGGTAAAGAAGAGTTTAATGAAACCCTGCGTTACTTTGGTAAGCAGCTAGAGCTTCATAATATTGAAGTCATTCTGAATCAGCGAGTGACGGCTCAAATGCTGCACGAAGCTGAGTATGATCAAGTCGTTGTGGCAACCGGCATCACGCCTCGCGAGTTAGATATTCCTGGGATTGATGATCCGAAAGTGTTGTCGTATATCGATGTACTAAAAGGTGCGCCAGTCGGTAAGCGTGTTGCCATTATTGGCGCGGGTGGAATTGGCTTTGATGTGGCGGAATTCCTGACCCATGAAGGTGATCACAGCAGCTTGAGCATTCCAGAGTTCATGGCCAAGTGGGGCGTGGATATGAGTGGTGAAGCTCGCGGCGGGGTTAAAAATATCCAAGCCAAAGAAGCACCATCGACTCGCGAAGTGTATTTGCTACAACGTAAGAAATCCAAAGTCGGCAAAAATCTGGGTAAAACCACGGGTTGGATTCATCGCGCAGGCTTACAGAAAAAAGGCGTGAAGATGTTCTCGGCGTGTGATTATCAAATGATCAATAAAGAAGGCTTGTCATTAACCATCGCAGGTGAGGCAACCAGCTTGGTGGTCGATAATGTCATTGTTTGTGCCGGTCAATTGTCGCAGCGCAGTTTGGCGGATGAATTAATTGATTTAGCGCCTGATTTAACCGTTCATGTGATTGGTGGCGCTGATGTCGCATCGGAACTAGATGCTAAAAGAGCGATCAATCAAGCCTGCCGTTTAGCGGCAGAGTGTTAA